Proteins from one Solirubrobacterales bacterium genomic window:
- a CDS encoding aminopeptidase P family protein has protein sequence MSAEPPRIKRVRAALIERDLDALLVTNSSNVRYLSGFTGTNGTLIVSQSSAILLTDFRYIVQAKDQAEYFEVVDGGTDPRKKLIEAFDPAKTVGFDDADLRVKFHAGLLKELPEGVSLESTSGLVEAIRAVKDDHEIDAIARAALIADSIYVSLAAEGLIGRTELDVAWRIEVLAREGGASGLSFPSIVAAGPHGALPHAEPRDVAIEAGQLVVLDLGVVHGGYCSDCTRTFATGPVSASARAAYELVLDAQKKALAGVLVEADCKEVDAIARDVISADGMGDKFGHSLGHGVGIEVHEMPTLSSRSEGRLAAGNVVTVEPGVYVEGEFGVRIEDLVVVTNDGPRVLTPFTKELVTVD, from the coding sequence GTGAGCGCCGAACCGCCGCGGATCAAGCGCGTGCGCGCTGCGCTGATCGAGCGCGATCTCGACGCGCTTCTGGTCACGAACAGCAGTAACGTCCGGTATTTGTCCGGCTTCACGGGCACGAATGGAACGCTCATCGTGAGTCAGAGCAGCGCGATTCTGTTGACGGACTTCCGCTACATCGTGCAGGCCAAAGACCAGGCCGAGTACTTCGAAGTCGTCGACGGCGGTACGGACCCGCGAAAGAAGTTGATCGAGGCATTCGACCCCGCCAAGACCGTGGGTTTTGACGACGCAGATTTGCGCGTGAAGTTTCACGCGGGCTTGCTCAAGGAACTGCCCGAGGGCGTTTCGCTCGAATCGACCTCCGGGCTCGTGGAGGCGATCCGCGCAGTGAAGGATGACCACGAGATCGACGCAATCGCGCGCGCCGCGCTGATTGCCGACTCGATCTATGTTTCGCTGGCGGCCGAAGGACTGATCGGCCGCACGGAACTCGACGTCGCCTGGCGAATTGAAGTACTGGCGCGCGAAGGCGGTGCGAGCGGACTCTCTTTTCCATCGATCGTCGCTGCCGGACCGCACGGAGCGCTTCCACACGCTGAGCCGCGCGACGTCGCGATCGAGGCCGGGCAGTTGGTCGTGCTTGACCTGGGCGTTGTCCACGGCGGATATTGCTCGGATTGCACGAGAACCTTCGCCACTGGACCAGTCTCGGCTTCGGCGCGCGCTGCATACGAACTCGTACTCGACGCGCAGAAGAAGGCATTGGCCGGCGTGCTCGTAGAGGCCGACTGCAAGGAAGTGGACGCGATCGCCCGAGATGTGATCAGTGCCGACGGGATGGGGGACAAGTTCGGTCACAGCCTTGGTCATGGCGTCGGTATTGAGGTGCACGAAATGCCCACGCTTTCGAGCCGGTCCGAGGGGCGCCTCGCGGCTGGCAACGTTGTCACCGTTGAGCCCGGGGTGTACGTCGAGGGCGAATTTGGCGTGCGTATCGAGGACCTCGTTGTGGTGACGAACGACGGCCCGCGGGTGTTGACACCGTTCACAAAGGAACTCGTCACAGTCGACTAA
- a CDS encoding 3-dehydroquinate dehydratase, producing the protein MRHRIEVLHGVNLNMLGVRPAEHYGTSTLSEIEFKVDGFAEELGIEVATFQTNSEREYVERLHRAREVDDGLILNPGAWTHYSWAIRDALEISGLPAVEVHLSDVDKREDWRKQSVIKDLCVATISGKGVDGYKDALVALAAKLERDGGA; encoded by the coding sequence ATGAGACACCGCATTGAAGTACTTCATGGCGTGAACCTGAACATGCTCGGAGTGCGACCGGCCGAGCACTACGGCACGTCGACGCTCTCCGAGATCGAGTTCAAAGTTGATGGATTTGCCGAAGAGCTGGGAATCGAGGTGGCAACTTTTCAGACCAACAGCGAGCGCGAGTACGTCGAGCGGCTCCACCGCGCCCGCGAGGTCGACGACGGCTTGATCCTCAACCCCGGAGCCTGGACCCACTACAGCTGGGCGATTCGCGACGCGCTGGAGATCTCCGGCCTTCCCGCAGTAGAAGTTCATCTGTCAGATGTCGACAAGCGCGAGGACTGGCGCAAGCAGTCGGTGATAAAGGACCTATGCGTTGCGACCATCTCTGGCAAGGGTGTTGACGGCTACAAGGATGCACTCGTGGCGCTCGCCGCGAAGCTGGAGCGGGACGGCGGCGCGTGA